Sequence from the Aspergillus nidulans FGSC A4 chromosome III genome:
CTTCCTAGCTCTTATGGGCTACTTTGTTGCTATCTGGGTCGCCATCGTCCTCGAAGAATGTTTCATCTTCCGTCGCCGAGATAATGAAAATGGCTATGGTTACTATAATTGGCTCGTTTGGAATGACCCTTCCAAGCATCCTGTTGGCATTGCCGCGCTGATTGCATTCTTGACGGGTTGGGCTGGCGCTATTCTCTGCATGGCGCAGGTCTGGTATATCGGGCCGCTGGCAAACTTGGTTGGAGAATATGGTGCTGATGTAAGTTCCCCGTTGTCCTTTGCGTCATAAAGTTGGATTTAGAGATCGTCTAACAAATATTATCCAGATGGGGAACTACGTGGGTTTTTCGTGGGCTGCTATTGTCTACCCGCCTCTTCGCTATCTAGAACGAAGGCAGTTTGGTCGGTAGATATATGTATCTGCCCGTCTGTGCTAAGGAGTCACTTTCAATACACCGATTCAGTATCTAGCCCGCATGGCTGGGCGCTGTATATTGATCGGACAGTATCCCTTTAATATAGGACGAAAGCACTTGGAGGAAAGGAACGGGTACAGCATTTGAAGGAAGCCACTCAGGTTTCAAGGTTACTAGCTGTCACTGTCCTTTTTTATTACTACGCGTCAACAGTCGTCCTCTCAGTACCTAAAAATATCACCCGCGCAGAAAATTGCACATGATACAGGATGTTTAGAGCTTGACCTGAGTAACTCAATGCTATTATAGCATGGATCGAAAGTCTGATGGACAGCCTTCTCTGGTGATGCATCTGCGTACCGACTTGAACCTCACTGCCATCGTATATGTTTTGGAGGTCAGGACTGAAATCTATTGCGGAGCACTGCCACTAGTACGTAATGACTTAAACACATCTCCATTTTGTAAACCCGTTATCGATTTGCAAATTGAAAAAGCTATGGTTGGGTGTAAGTTGCTACTGCTATTTTCTTCTTAGATTTCTCACTCAGGAATCTTAGTATAAGGAGTGGCTGATGACAATGCCCGCGCTTTTAGGTCGTTCCTGCTACCCTTGGTGTCCGAGCTAGGGATATAGTCCATAAAATCATAACCAAGTACTTAAGAGCCAATTAATAGCTATTATATCAGTGAACGAATTGATAACTTCGAAGGAAGCACCCAGCTTTATCTCGAAAAATAGTCATAGAAACCTGAGCAACCTTAAAAAGAAATAGGAAGTAAATATAACAACAGCTTTATTCATCTTCACTAATCTACAGAGACCAAATGCCAGGATTCAGCAACAAGATAGGGATACAACCACATAGCCCTAGCCTACGTACAGACCGGACACATTTACATTTTGTCATCTAAATCCCCAGTCCACCGCACCACTCTACGTCTTATATCAATCGATTGTCTCCGGAATCTCTGGCGTAAGCAAAAGGAGAAGCGAGGGATCGATGGAGGGAGACAGCAACGGCACTATTATCGTCTTATCGAACTTGGAGCTCGATTAGATCGTTTACCGGTACCAGTACTCGGGCTTGACGTAGTCAGCGAAGGTCTTGGGCTCCTCGTAGGGCGGGTGGTGGTGGCCATGGTCGTGGTCATCTGGACGCGAGTGTGAGTTATTTGTATTTCCAGTACAAGTCCAAAGTGGATTTAGGTAAACTCACGAGCATGAGGGTCCTCCTCAGGGCCGATGTAGTTCAGCTTGACGACGTTGCCGCACTCGAGGCAGCGCTCAATGGGGCGCTCACGGGAGACCTGGGTAGCAATCAGTATGCAATCCTGCGAACAATGCCTAAAAAAAGTGTATTATTCCGTACAGTAAGCCAGTTGACATGGTGGGAGTCCGCAGGGTAGCCGGTGCAACCAGCGTACTGTTCGTCACCGGCACCGTTAACAATGATTGGGTTGTCGAGAGTTCCTATCGGTTACGGAGTCAGATAAAGCACTTTCCTAGTCACATTTCAACGAATGGGATAAGCATACCCTTTCTGGAAGCATCAAGGGGCCTCATATCGAAAATGTCAATGCCCTGCATCTTTCCGATAAGTTCGAGACGTTCAAGACCGGTAGCCTGCTCGATATCGCTGGGAACGGTACCAGGCTTGGCACCAGGGGGAATCAGATCCTCCTCGGTCTTGATCTCTACACGCGAAAAAAAACCCAAGTTAGCAATGGTTTCTCAACGTAGGTAGGT
This genomic interval carries:
- the cox5b gene encoding cytochrome c oxidase subunit IV (transcript_id=CADANIAT00005915) is translated as MFFQRTVIALSRRAPARALSVRPFSSSIIRANQNKWQPKQEGKILPFEEIKTEEDLIPPGAKPGTVPSDIEQATGLERLELIGKMQGIDIFDMRPLDASRKGTLDNPIIVNGAGDEQYAGCTGYPADSHHVNWLTVSRERPIERCLECGNVVKLNYIGPEEDPHAHDHDHGHHHPPYEEPKTFADYVKPEYWYR